In Tribolium castaneum strain GA2 chromosome 8, icTriCast1.1, whole genome shotgun sequence, the genomic window tcatattttagagTCAGTTTTTGCTACAATCCTATTCAAGAAAAGAGTAAATTAAGATAATCAAAAGCGTAaccattcaattttttttagacaaaGACAACTCACTTTcatttgtactttttttgttttacttacaaatttaaaattttggaaaatcgaTTAGGTACAGGATTTCGACGTGATTTCTTCGCATCTGTCATTCTTTTTGCCAAAGTTtgttaccaaaaaattgttttggtaACAAACTTGAAGAACCGCTGAACcggaatgataaaaattagcttgttatttcgctcaaaaaaaaatagttatttatgtcTGAAAAATTAGGACGAGGCGACGAAGGAGCCGAGTTCTTAATGAGATAAGTTCTCTAAATCTATCTTGCGGAAGTGTTgcatacaaactttttttgtacTAGCTCTCtaaaacagcaaaattttaatagttatttaccgAACGAGTTTGGAAATTGTTTTCCAAGCAAGTTAAgtacaacattttttgtaacgaatctttaaaaaaaattataaattaatattttttataatttagtttttttgtaataggTTGGTAACAGGTCAAAGAATCCAAAAGTAACATGAACTGTCATGTATcgtaaaaaactaatagtttCCATCTCAACGGTAGCGATACCAACTCATTAACTGTCCCTAGCCACtattgcaaagtaaaaaacaccgcaGACGGTAAAGTCTGTTTCCCACACGCTGGAGCGTTAAACAACTATTTAAAagctatgagtacaaaaaattctttacatTTCCAATCCACCCTCAACATAAGTGCAGTCGATCGATAGTCATTGCAGCGACTATGTATTTAtgattttgtcaaataataaataaattagagtcCGAAATAGTTAATTATGATAGAACGCATGTTGTCGAACGCACGAATTTAGGGGAGGTCGAGCGCAGCGAGGAGTGCCATAATAGAGtaagtgcgacaaaatgccttATATACGAAATAacatacagtattttttctattttacactttttgtactaaaaaaaattatttagaaattcAGGGAATTTTATGGCAGTTGACAAGATTTGCGTGCAGATAgtgaaatgaaataataatttggagcgtcattaatttattcGTATTCGTTCTGAAAGTGTCTAAGACGTTTTGCAATGTATCTCTTAGCAAATACGGgcttttgtggcaaatacttgtaatttgaaaattggtcGAAGGATAATGAGTTCTCAGATTACTTACTTGCATTGACTCTTGAAGTTATGCTTGTACATTACCCGAAGGTGTTCGAAAGGGCCACATATCAGGGCTGGTacaaaagtctctaaaggttcgTATTTGATTAAACTATGTACTTAAAACAGGTGCCggttgacactgacagttctctcagatagttgtcaaaaaactaggttgtcaacattatccaactaaattaccctggtttttagtgtaattattatagcaCTCCATTGGATAATACGCAACTAGCGTATCGTAATGACCTCAGTACAAAACCGAAGTCATGGTTAGAaccgaagtagaaaaaatgaattatagTCCGCAAAGTGTTGCTATGATGACTGTAAGTTCTTGCCCTTTAAAATGATACTTTTCGGACTCAAAGCAGTTcccaaagtaattattttagacagcgtgtaccaaaaaaaaaaaaactaggaTGGAGGCACATCTAAAgcgttaaataataaaacgtttacAACTGCAATATCCCACAAATATTACAATctaagttttcgagaaaattgctgcGATATGCGAATTGCTATATTCGGCTATAGCAAACACATATACTCTTGTAACCATGATCATTTTAACGGAATTTAGATAATTCATGTAATTTCTATACGAAAgcggaaacaaaaaaaaagagttGCCAACAAAACAATTACCATTCTGCAGGTCTTGGAATTTTGAAAGGTAATCACCACAAACTATGTTATCAAAAGGGCACAACGTAACTTTTAGGATAAAAGTAAGATTTTTGTGTTACCTaatgcaaaatatttatagtgtatttttttagtatccctaaacaataaaatatcgGTATGCTTTTACAATAGCCCAGTCAAATTATACAAATTGGTGGAAAATCTTCCTAGAgacttggattttttttaaaagcttcttTTGCACTTGGGtagaaaaatatatcaaaagtccCCAAGATTGGGACTCGGAGAGGGAGGGGATTTAATCAGtctttttttggttatttgtttatatctcggaaactgttactccatcaatttttctcttattaccaaaattaaagccgataaaatttcctacaaagtggttatatgcatttttctcgtaggactataagtgagttatagggCTGGAAAgaaataatcattaaaaaaatgtgcttcaaAAGAGAAGTCTTGTGATCTGAAAAATTGACAaacaactaaatttattgggtctaacacttcatTAGAGGAGAAAGGGGGAGACATGTGgggtcacagaagtcttcagagtcgtcttgagatgctgcatttttgtcttcatcttaagcattgaaaactgaattagagTCTTGTtctgtaaaatattaataaatagatgatttaatatagattttttaaataaatcttgtAATGAACTGTATGCATTGAGTGCAACAGTTCATTCTATCACATCTTCTGGGTCATCCTCACATGCTGAAGTGTGGTCCTCAACCGAAGAGCTTGAgggaaaaaagtatttttctccCTTATTTCCCACTTTTAACTTAGCTGGGAGACGCTTTACACACACTATTTCCATATAAATACTTATGATATACTAATGTTTAGTTATACAGTGTCATGTAGACATCAAACTTCAAAAGCTCTTAGCTCGGttacggttagtcctacaataATAACGCTaagaccattttgtaggaaattttaacaactttaattttagcaagaagataaaaattgataagagtgaccgtttccgagatataagcaaaaaaacaaactcgCCCCCCACTTCTGGGACTTATGATATATGTCTAACCAAGTGTAAaggaagcttttaaaaaaatccaactctctaagaattttttccaccgatCGTCTTATTTTTGCCTAATTTGACTGGGCTACAACTTATAAAAttgggttttattttttttatcacgtaggctttgaaaagattcaaaaaacaaatagtgcgttaTATTGTTTCATACAAGGTGTCACTTGACATattattacatttgaaaaaaaaattagaggtGGCTATGCATTTCTAACAACAGATtaacaaaaaccatatgcaccaaatagtaggcgacgaaaaataaaaattgacctgtttcaggaattttcaacaaaatcgccttaatcaaagttatgaattaaaattaaattccagttaaaaattccacgctGTATAATAAACAGCatgtcaatattttaaatagcaaaaaagttatagaccgattatacaccctgggtcaccctgtatgaaGAAGAATCGACTATAATTTGTCATCTTCGAACTgggcaacatttttttagaattttttggcCTGATACACCATTATGGAAGAAAAGAACATGAACCATATTATGGTCacggttttattttacaagaatttgaatacaaaaagcCAATGCCAAAGTATAAACTTTTCCGGCAACTTGAGTTTCTGCAGAAGTCCTATTTCCGAAAAAATCGAAGGGTTGTTCTTTGGGAATCGGTTGTATTATTCCACACAAAGAGGTGAATTTGTCGTTGCAATCCTTCCACTCCGTATAGTCCGGACATTTCGAGCAAGGCGGCCCTTGTGCATACAACCGCACCCCTCCTACATTAATAATAGCCCTTAGCTTCCTCGAAGCGTAGTTGCAAATCAGATACGTATGTTTCTCTGTAAAGCCAGGCGcaaatttgtcttttttcgGATCTTTAACATAAATTCGAGCACATCCGACTGAATCAGCCGGCCCCCAACACATCGTTGTAAACTCTTTAATTTGCTTGCCTTTTATGAAATGGAAACGTTTATGTATTTCCTCGTCCAAATTTTGAACTTGCTCGTACCTTCGAAATGGAAAAAATAGTCGAAGTGCTCGATACAGATACAGGATTATTCATAATTATGAGACAATAAATGAACCTTAAAAAGGACCTATGAAATGATGCCAATTGAGATTATGACTCGTGTCTTATCGAAACTGATAAGAATTTTACAGCCCTGGGAAGTAGGGGTATGGAAAGACGTTTTTGTACCATAACTTTGGAACcatttgaccaaatattacaaaacttggTAGACTTACTAAAGAGAATATGCCTTTTAATCTGGTAATTACGAAAACCGGATACATCTACCCAGTTTCCGGTTGCATCATTTCCGggtcacattttttgtgtttttctaattttttgccctcttaacactacttttttattgcttaaatcAATAGAGTAATCAATtgcgaataaaaaaagtataaccTTCTACACCgctaaaatgcaccatttaatagttattttaatttaaacagagGCATGCACTtgatcaaaatcaaaaaagtataaattttgagcagacgAGATCCGTAGCAACGAAAGTGCATCTGCACTCAAAGCGCTGTCAAGACCTGTGAGACACTTGTCAACTTTAACTTTGGACAATTTGGGGctctaaattgaaaatatttaataaaagggtTTAGTTCCGTCTTTTAATCTaacctacaaaaaatttaaaccaatctggtagcatttttcattgattaattcaccgaaaattcacaaaaaagtcATAGTCGGTACCTGATTATTTGTTCCATTCCGTACGTTTAATacaccaaattccgaataaagACATTAAAACTCTTAAAAGCGTACCCCTACTAAGTGGGTGCATCTACTCGCTTGTCTTCCAGACACTAAATGAACAACACTCAGTTCACtactaatttgcattattttgtaataaaatcagCGGTATTTTTGACTGAATTTGTATTGTTTTCTTCTAGAAATTCGGCTAACGATGTCTACGGACGCCTGCGCCGGTCTTACGTACGACATAACCTGTAAAAACTCAAGCTTGATCTTGATCATTTTTACAGGTTATTTTGTACGTACGACCAGCGCAGGTGTTTGAAGACATCGccgaaattttagaaaaaaacaatacaaaatgcAAACAATCCAGTCAAAAATAACGgtgcttttttacaaaataatgcgAACTAAGTGGTCCATCTATCGACATTGTAGTGTCTGGAAGACAAGCACCCACGTAGTAGGGGTGCACTTTTAAGAATCTTTATGGctttattcggaatttggtgtAATAAACGTACCGAATAGAACAAATAATCAGTTAACGACAATGACTTTTGTGAATTTTCGATGAATTAATCAATCAGAAATGCTACCAGaatagtttaaatttattgtaggTTAGGTTAAAAGACTGAACTAAAcccttttgttaaatattttcaatttagagCCCCAAATTGTTCAAAGTTAAAGTTGACAAGTGTCTGACAGGATTTGACAGCGCTTTGAGTGCAGATGCACTTTCGTTGCTACGGATATcgtctgctcaaaatttatacttttttgattttggtcaAGTGCATGCctctgtttaaattaaaataactattaaatggtgcattttagcGGTGTAAAAGGTTATACCTTTTGTATTCGCAATTGATTACTCTATCGATTtaggcaataaaaaagtagtgttaagagggcaaaaaattagaaaaacacaaaaaatgtgaccCGGAAATGCTGCAACCGCAAACTGGGTGGATGTATCCGTTTTTCGTAACCACCAGATTAAAAGGTATATCCTCTTTAGTAAGCCTACAAAGTTTCgtaatatttggtcaaatgGTTCCAAAGTTATggtacaaaaacgtttttccATACCTCTGCTTCCCAGGGCTGTAAAATTCTTATCAGTTTCGATAGGACACGAGTCCGATCTCAATTGGCATCATTTCATAGGTCCTTTTTGAGGTTCATTTATTGTCTCATAAATAcgaataaccctgtatttCTAAACTCACCAGCCTGATATCATCTCTTTTAATTGGTCGAACCCTTTCTTGGGGGGGTCACGAAGCGAACCTAAATTCTGCCCTGCTCTCAATTCGCTGACTTGCTGATCTAGCAAGTTTCTACAGCCGTCGTGTTTTCCTATAAAAAGTCCTCTGCCGAAGCATCTCGCGAGATATTCCAGTTCCAAGTCATAATTTAGAACCTGCATGTTAGCTACTGATTTGGCGAAGCCTCGTGTCTCGTTACCAGAAGCCAACAGATTTCTGTAATGATTGTGTTCATTCACAATGAATTGCCGGAATGCCATGAACTGGTCCAAGTCGATTTCTGTACGAGTTCCTGCTAGCTTACAATTGCAACCAGTCGCTGGAACTGTGTTGTTACCCTGTTTTTTACAAGGCGTCTTGCAATAGAAATTAACGCCATCCTTTTTCGGACTGAAATCGCAGCGTATGTAGAGGAGAAATTGTGCGAAGAATAAAACCAATTGAAACATGATTCAATTCTTGAACTTAATTTAGACAGAAACAGTTTTCgaaaatttgtttacaaaagTTGCCATGCCTTTTGTGATTTCAAAATTGGCGCCTTGATTGCTTTTTTGAGGTTTCTAAGGTTCCTCAGGTCGAAGAGCTCATTTTGTACAATATTCGATTTTATTAAGGGTAGTAATAAAgcgatcagtaataaattcaattttaatcagtaaaaaataataagtgacaagtaaaccacgcaaaattaaaatttgcccagtaaaaaaatcgtatatgcACAGTATCTATTTTCAGTTTGCACACCTAAAAGGGAACATACCCGTCGAGCGAAtatatttttacagtgcatttattatttttactgtgcaattattattttactgtgcttttatcatttttactgtacatttattatttttactgtgcaattattatttttattgtgcatttactatttttactgtgcatttatcatttttactgtgcatttattatttttactgtgcaattattatttttactgtacaattattatttttactgtgcatttattattttactgtgcatttataatttttacagcgcatttattatttttactgtgcatttattatttttacagtgcatttgttatttttactgtgcaattattatttttattgtgcatttattatttttactgtgcaattattatttttactgtgcatttattatttttatcgtgcatttattatttttactgtacaattattatttttactgtgcatttaatatATTTATCTACGATCATCAAATAATATAACCATTACTGTTGTGAAAGTTCCactgtaaattttcattttatccaTCGACAAATTAAAAGAAGTCTCTGATTGGTTTTCACTCATGGGTAAAATtgacagaattttttatccatTGGGATTGGGACcaatcaaaattgaaaatattggaattttatcttttccaccacttttatgttggcaattgTGTGCCGTAACCGCAGGGGTGAAAGTGGGATACGCGCATTGGCAACACGAGAGTATAGGCGAGGGGGGTTTTGCACTCCCGGGGAGATGAAAAGGGACGACCAATGACgactgcttattttaaaacaagcgCGTATTTATTAGGgatttcattaaattatattttttgacgtaACAATGACATCTACGCTTGCGCGCAGATCGCACCGAAAATATCGCGCCAAAAGTGTTGTTTTGTCACTCATCGTTCAACGTGTTACCGGAAGTATGTagcaattatttgtttaatcgtTTAATCAAAGCAAAAATTCTGATTACAGTTCGTTAGTGAGTCAATTCCTGGTGTTGAGCGCCGACCAAAAAGATAAGTAtctcttattttattaatataacctCATCTTTTTGATTGGTGtttctttctattttaaagGCATTGGTCTGGAGTGACGGATTTTTGATTTCTACTACTCAACTGAACTTTAGTCATGGCTGGTTATCGCAAATATTCCTGCAAATACCCCGGATGCACCAGTGATTATGTTCCCAACAAAGGACAGTCCAATAAGCATTTCTTCACCTTCCCTAAGAATCCAAAGCTTCAAGAATTGTGGAGGAATGCCTGCAAAATTGAGGATCCTgtaagttcaaaattttggcgtTTTCGCTATTTAGGGTATTTCAGAATTTACTTTTAAGTTTCTTATTTGCGCTCGAGTGTGTCAGTGCACTGCATGTACCTCCTCGTGGTCGTAGCGTGGGCAACTGTTTGCTGACAGACAAGGTAAAAGTCATTGCAAAGCAGaccttattttgttttaagtcTCGAGCAGACAGGCAAAACATGCCAACACTgactgatttaatttttttataatttttgtataattaagaaataatacaatactttaattttttgaaaaatttaatttgttatgtTACTCaagtgtacaataaaaatgttaacaaaatcTGTGTTTTATTACcccaaaacaactttttttgtaagtttcatttcaaattttgtttaaaataaatataaaacgttttcattttgtttaaaatgaaaatatatttttttattttaaacaatttgcaaTGAAACttgtaagataaaaataataaaaaacaatataaaaggAATTTATTCAAACGTGGCACTTTACCGTGGTAGTAACGCACTTCAGCACCAGAGGCGCTGGATTCTCGTGTTGCCAGTGATTTACTAGGGAATTATCACTTCTTAACCCTTTCTGTTCTGTGACCGCAGCAATATAACCAAACAAGCCAAATCAGctgacaacaaaaacaaacagctAATTATTTAGTCGGAACTAGTAGTGAAATCTGTGATTGTTCAAgcagttttttgtgacagaaagttatttaaaatgttggaagAAGAGAATGAAATGACCTGCACGTCACCTGACATTCGCAATATCGCAACGAGTGCAATAGAAAATCTTCTACCACAAAAATCGCGGCACAAATATGAGTGTGTTTATGaaaggtttttaaatttttttttttgttatttgatcGTAGATAAAGTATAGTATTATACTCGCAAGTAAAGGTTTTTATCCACTCAAATGATTACATGCACTCGCCTTCGGCTCGTGCAgcaaacttcatttttgtggaTAAAAACCTTCTTTACTTGCTCgtgtaataatatactattactgtacaattaatatttttactgtgcatttaattttactgaaaaaatagTTTCATCAGTAGGGTTTCACTTTAGTTGAAGCAAAACAATCGTTCATGTGGATTTATTTTGCTACTTTAAACTTTCATTCTTGGAACATGGGCCTTAGGatgaataaaatgaaacaaaaaagaatgaataaaatgtttatagtAAAACTTTACTTACACTGATATTGACGACACGAATAAATAAGTTTGCTTAAactattgtttaataaaatatggaTAATTGAAATAACAACTAATTCAGCTCCGAACTGAATGCTAATAATGATTACCTACAGGGTGATACTGCTCAGCTCCTGTCTTCTGTAACTCAGTTGTTActagttattagtaaagttggacATTTAATCttttgtagacgttatttatactccAGGAcgtattttaggaaaatatttttgattatatctACACAGTGTCTCAAAAAGTATGatgttaaaatagtaattttctTTTGGCAaggtattattttttgtgctcattagaatacttttttaacttcttacaagtgtaaaaccgattttttctacagccgtcaaaaaatcgtgacatttatgcatggttacctatgcgcgaagtttgacgttttttcactgtgaaaaaatattattttttcacggtttcacagtgaaaaaataatattttttaactgtgcaggcaactcgatttttcagatcattttgttccaacttatttctgttacaattttagtaacacgaaaagacatcaacagcaaccgaaatgaagagacggatcgataatgagaggtagttttaaaggttttataattatacagaacaatattacaaaacaataataatagatatttactttgacatatgaaaattaaatgtgcatgacgaaaacgtgcccccgtttatcctttcaacatcgcataaagggcccagagtgttggtggctttaaggtggtagacttttcttccaaatacgccaacaaaacattttccgttacttgatcaatctttttcatagaacaccactgccgaaactgaagatacgttttttcgtactgcggtcttgatttagcaggcaaaagattcgacactgccgcgcttgcaattgcatctatttcgttttcgctgctaaaatccatcacacttcttcaacaaaaatacctattgtgacaaatttttcgcaactatcacttttatttatcatcgtaaccatgcaagcaactcgatttatcagaccattttgttccaactaatttctgttacttttttcttcatctggaggctgtagaaaaaacgttgtttgtatttcgtggcgaaattcatgttttaatggcgccttcgaatgtcttttaggtctcgacctggcggtctcgactaaaataacattctcaggcgccatta contains:
- the LOC656277 gene encoding venom allergen 5, which translates into the protein MFQLVLFFAQFLLYIRCDFSPKKDGVNFYCKTPCKKQGNNTVPATGCNCKLAGTRTEIDLDQFMAFRQFIVNEHNHYRNLLASGNETRGFAKSVANMQVLNYDLELEYLARCFGRGLFIGKHDGCRNLLDQQVSELRAGQNLGSLRDPPKKGFDQLKEMISGWYEQVQNLDEEIHKRFHFIKGKQIKEFTTMCWGPADSVGCARIYVKDPKKDKFAPGFTEKHTYLICNYASRKLRAIINVGGVRLYAQGPPCSKCPDYTEWKDCNDKFTSLCGIIQPIPKEQPFDFFGNRTSAETQVAGKVYTLALAFCIQILVK